Proteins encoded in a region of the Vicia villosa cultivar HV-30 ecotype Madison, WI linkage group LG5, Vvil1.0, whole genome shotgun sequence genome:
- the LOC131605750 gene encoding NDR1/HIN1-like protein 13, giving the protein MAGQRASQINNGIITTTDIIVDNDVLSPPPSLPPPPGRARYDNMYIVQFPKDQVYRVPPSENALIVERYRNVPKTTDVTSRNFCCCCSLRFWLTIAIILVTIFAIVGIAIAILFFIFNPSGPTFAVNHMDFKNVTGPPDYEISLRAKNPNHRLGMIYESSEVSLIYEDIEVGTGKFPILLEQGRHAMTQFKVDVTGKRPLPKKMKTTGLDFELDTNLCVRITALKLSTWIMNANVVCKFKVNNLGSDTRILSQQCDTNFRQY; this is encoded by the coding sequence ATGGCAGGGCAGCGGGCCTCACAAATCAACAACGGCATCATCACCACCACCGACATCATTGTCGACAACGATGTTCTCTCACCGCCACCATCATTGCCACCACCACCAGGCCGTGCCCGCTATGACAACATGTACATCGTTCAATTCCCAAAAGATCAAGTCTACCGTGTTCCACCCAGCGAGAATGCATTGATCGTTGAACGTTACCGTAACGTTCCAAAAACCACCGATGTAACAAGTCGAAATTTTTGTTGCTGTTGTTCCCTTCGTTTCTGGCTCACAATTGCTATAATCCTCGTTACCATCTTTGCCATTGTTGGAATAGCCATAGCCATCTTGTTCTTCATTTTCAACCCATCCGGACCCACTTTCGCTGTCAACCATATGGATTTCAAAAACGTTACCGGGCCACCAGATTATGAAATATCTTTGAGGGCTAAGAACCCTAATCACAGGTTGGGAATGATTTACGAAAGTTCCGAGGTTTCTTTGATTTACGAGGACATTGAGGTTGGCACAGGAAAATTTCCAATCTTGTTGGAACAAGGGAGACATGCTATGACACAGTTTAAGGTTGATGTAACGGGAAAGCGCCCATTGCCCAAGAAAATGAAGACCACAGGCTTGGATTTTGAATTGGATACGAATCTTTGTGTGAGGATTACGGCTTTGAAACTGAGCACGTGGATTATGAACGCTAATGTTGTTTGTAAGTTTAAGGTTAACAACCTTGGGAGCGATACGAGAATCTTGTCGCAACAATGTGACACTAATTTCAGACAATATTGA